Within Populus trichocarpa isolate Nisqually-1 chromosome 6, P.trichocarpa_v4.1, whole genome shotgun sequence, the genomic segment ACCACCAGCACCCACACCACCACGAAGGCGTTTATAACATACATGGCTGTCCAGCTTGGCATAAAGGGAGGCGGCTTTTCTGCAGCATTCTGCAAGAGAAAACCCATGTCAAACAAATTAGCAAGTGGTGAAGTTAGGCCAGCTAGATTTGTTGACGAgtgtttcccttttttttttcccgacaAAAATATGTAACTTCGGCCTATAATTGAAGGGAGGGAGGGAAGGTCAGGTCAGCCAGCTCATTTAGAACAGAGAACAACACACCAACTGTAGAATATAACTAAATGAAAACGACATGCCACCCATTCAATTCTTCTCGTAATATTTCCAAATCCAAGCCTTGAATGCTCTCTTGTACATTTCCTGCACCctctctcccttctctctctctccagtcTCCACTCAGTTGGGACGCTGTCACCGTCGAATATGGGATTCCCCATCAAAACGCGGAGTGTCCACTCACTCTACTATGACCAAAACACCCCTAAAAGATGAAGATAATTGCAACTTTCTATCAGCTAAAAAACGACAAGCAGCAGCATTTTTACCTGTCTGGCAGAGGCTTTTCTGTAAGTGAGCATGTGGGCTAAAGATGGGATGATGTAAACCGTGAAGCTAACCAGAAGAGCACCAACGGCTGAGTTGATAGGTCCAAAGAAAGGGAATATTATAGCTAAAAACCATATCGGAACCACCACCGGTAGCCTTGCAAGTGCCCTCAAGCAAATGCTCCTTGTGTCATGCATCCCTATTACCTTCTCCCACACAAAGTACAATGGCGTACACGCAAACCCAAATGTGATGAACTGCGCCATTCAACAAAACCAAACTCTCAGTCAAATTCCATTAAAAAGCACAAATATAGATTCTTTCAGCGGCAATCAAGTAGTCCGATCAACGCAGCAAGAATTAAACAGACCTGGTGGATAAGCATGAGGATAACGGCGGCATCACGGAATCCATTCTTGGGGAGGAGAGAAAAGGCATTGGCATGGTTGAGGAGCTCGTCACCAAAGGCCCAATAGACGGCGGAAGCTGACGGAATTGTCAGTGTGAACACGTAGAGAGTAGCTAACAAGTAAATACACTTGAACTTTTGCGGCTTCCACATGGCATGCATAATTTCCCTGTAAAATTAAAGTGTGATCAATTCCacatttaatataatgatattaaaaactaatttaaaaaaataataaaaaagactacCTAATTCCGACAACAACCATCGCTGGCAACAGTAATTAAGCTTCTAAAACCTAATTACACATGTATACTGTTAAATGACTCAATTGACCTCATGTAAACAACATTGGATTCTCATTCTCTAGTTTCCTGCGACGCTCCAATAAGTAAATCGATAAGCTTTTGAGCCCATTCATGATTAGGAAACTATGCGAAAGCTAGGCTAGGTAAAGACAAAATAAGAGGAGATTTAAAGGTCAGGAGCACAGTGAAACAAGAGCAGAGGACCATTTTACTGTTCATTTCAATTCTCTTCTTGAGAAATGGAaagggaacaaaaaaaaattgcatgatttTGCCTGTGGGTCTCGAACCCAACATTACCGGCAAAAGCTGCAAACAGAAGCCGTGTAGATACTAGACACGaaggaaagaagaggaggataatataatcttttaagaaaaaatcgaAAAAAGCTTACACAGTGACAGCATGTCCACCAAAGGTGTAGAGGATGTTGGTGGCTCCGGTGAAGTAAAGCACTAACTTTGTAGGAGCAGAATGTTTCACTCCTTCACCTTGGCCATGAACAAAAGCTGCTATGGCCATGTACCAGGCAGTGTATGTGGTCATACCAAGACCAAGAAAAGACCAAATACGGTAGTTGTGAAAAGAGGGTATGAAAACTGTGGTGGCACAACAAGCTCCAAAAATGTAAGTCCAAGTCCTCTTGTCCAAGTGGTCATTGATGTAGTAAATATTACTGTTCTcgtcaagaaaaaaacaagaaacagttaaaaatcaaacaagaaagacatcagactcttttttttctatttctaattGAAGACGAAAATAGAAAACCATCGTGAAGCTCTTACCTTGCACAAGCAATAAGTTGAATTACAGATCCAAATAGTAAGAAAGTACAGTTGAAAGCAAGTCCTACTGCCTTCCAGTATGGACCCAGTAACCCATCAAGCACTTCAAACCACTGAAATCCAGAAAAGtaatctttcttttaattacattaaacacaaaattaaaagatgatttaACTTGTTACTGTAATTCAAGATATTCTGGCATTGAAGATTAGGCATTGGTGGTGGCGGCGGCAGTTTTGAGAAGCAAAAACAAACCTGAATGACATGGTTCTTGAAGCTAACGTTCTCTTTCGCCTTTCTGCTTCTGTACTCAATGTAAAGCACACTTATAAGGTAAGCTGTCCAGCTTCCTAAGAGTCCATAGAATATCTGAAGCAATATCCCTGATAGCATACCAAGCTGAGAGAAAGAGTACGGTAGTGTCAACAGCACTTGTGCCACCTGTAACAGAAATCATCAAAGTtaattacttcttcttttttgcaacGAGAAGTCATTGAACCAAAAAATGTGGAGCTTCTTGAAAATGGGTTTAGAGGGATACAGTACTTGATTAGAAGCACAGCTGAACCAGGCATCCCAGGCAGAACCACCATGCCAAAGAACACTCTTGACACTAAAAATGGAGTggttctcttctttctcttcttctttgccCTCGTGTTGATCTGTCTCGCTATAGTTGGATACTATTGCTTCTTCTGCTTGCTTCTGAGACAACATTGTCTTCGTTTTTTTACTAAAAGCAACGTCTAAATCCGGTAAATCTGAAACATATAAAAGACAGAAAATGAGACAAAATATATACTGCATAATCAAAAATAACGCAACCCCAGAAAACGAAAGCCAACAAGACTCTCCCACCTCTCAGAtccaaataaaatcacaaaactccCTCTtccaaaccttttaaaaaaacagtgaaGTCACTTACAGTCTCCACCCCCACATAAACAAAAAGATCAGAgttttgaacttatttttgTCCATGAATACTCCACTTTCAAAACTAAccttgtttttgaaatgtatcTTTCGAgttgggaaaaaagaaagaagaatcgCTCTCCTCTATGACCCAAAAATGACTTGTTGATTTGTATTCAAACCCTCCCTAGCTGTTATGTCCTTCGCTTGACTTTGATTTGTCACCTTTACCTAG encodes:
- the LOC7487306 gene encoding auxin transporter-like protein 2 encodes the protein MLSQKQAEEAIVSNYSETDQHEGKEEEKEENHSIFSVKSVLWHGGSAWDAWFSCASNQVAQVLLTLPYSFSQLGMLSGILLQIFYGLLGSWTAYLISVLYIEYRSRKAKENVSFKNHVIQWFEVLDGLLGPYWKAVGLAFNCTFLLFGSVIQLIACASNIYYINDHLDKRTWTYIFGACCATTVFIPSFHNYRIWSFLGLGMTTYTAWYMAIAAFVHGQGEGVKHSAPTKLVLYFTGATNILYTFGGHAVTVEIMHAMWKPQKFKCIYLLATLYVFTLTIPSASAVYWAFGDELLNHANAFSLLPKNGFRDAAVILMLIHQFITFGFACTPLYFVWEKVIGMHDTRSICLRALARLPVVVPIWFLAIIFPFFGPINSAVGALLVSFTVYIIPSLAHMLTYRKASARQNAAEKPPPFMPSWTAMYVINAFVVVWVLVVGFGFGGWASMTNFVRQVDTFGLFAKCYQCKPPAPPAAAPPHHR